The Zobellia alginiliquefaciens genome contains a region encoding:
- the mgtE gene encoding magnesium transporter: protein MTPFKLTDELLAEIEQLIESQRDTELVTLMDDIHYADIAEIINELNEDEATYLIKLLESDKTSDVLTELDEDVREAILNNLSAKEIADELGELDTDDAADIIGELPNDMVQEVISEIEDREHAKDIVDLLRYDEDSAGGLMAKELVKVRENWDVLKCVKEMRAQAENVTRVHSIYVVDDDDKLKGRLSLKDLLTTSTRTHISEIYIPKVDSVNVNEKPEEVAKIMSKYDLEAIPVVDEIGRLVGRITIDDIVDVIREEADKDYQMAAGISQDVEADDSIWDLTRARLPWLFLGLIGGVGAAAIMGGFEEMISKHAVLFFFTPLIAAMAGNVGVQSSAIIVQGLANDDLKGSVGSRLVKEMLLALLNGFALASILLIFTWFWKGEFLTSLAICLSLIAVILVAGFIGTFTPLFLHKRGIDPAIATGPFITTSNDIFGILIYFSIAKMVLGI from the coding sequence ATGACGCCGTTTAAACTCACAGATGAACTCTTAGCTGAAATTGAACAGCTTATTGAATCCCAAAGGGATACCGAGCTGGTAACCCTAATGGACGATATTCATTATGCGGATATAGCTGAAATCATCAACGAGCTTAACGAAGACGAGGCTACATACCTGATAAAACTTCTTGAGAGTGACAAGACTTCCGATGTCCTTACGGAACTAGACGAAGACGTCCGTGAAGCTATTCTTAACAACTTATCGGCAAAAGAAATTGCCGATGAGCTTGGGGAGTTAGATACGGATGATGCCGCAGATATTATTGGAGAGTTGCCCAATGATATGGTTCAGGAGGTAATCTCAGAAATTGAAGACCGTGAGCATGCCAAAGACATTGTAGACCTCTTAAGATATGACGAAGATTCTGCCGGGGGTCTTATGGCGAAAGAATTGGTAAAAGTCCGCGAAAACTGGGATGTTCTGAAGTGTGTAAAAGAAATGCGCGCCCAAGCGGAGAATGTTACTAGAGTACACTCCATTTATGTAGTGGACGATGATGACAAGTTAAAAGGTCGGCTTTCACTCAAAGATTTATTGACCACCTCTACCCGCACACACATTAGCGAAATCTATATTCCAAAGGTTGACTCCGTAAACGTAAATGAAAAGCCCGAGGAAGTGGCCAAAATCATGTCTAAATATGATTTAGAAGCTATTCCTGTGGTTGATGAAATTGGACGCTTGGTAGGCCGTATTACTATTGACGATATTGTAGATGTTATTCGAGAAGAGGCGGACAAGGATTACCAAATGGCGGCAGGTATCTCTCAAGATGTAGAGGCGGATGATAGTATTTGGGATTTAACTCGAGCTCGCCTACCATGGTTATTTCTAGGTTTGATTGGTGGGGTTGGCGCCGCTGCCATTATGGGCGGCTTTGAAGAAATGATCAGCAAACATGCCGTTTTATTTTTCTTCACCCCACTTATTGCAGCTATGGCTGGTAACGTAGGCGTACAATCTAGTGCCATTATTGTACAAGGTTTGGCCAATGACGACTTAAAAGGTAGCGTAGGCAGTCGCCTCGTTAAAGAAATGCTTTTAGCACTGTTGAACGGGTTTGCACTAGCCTCTATTCTTTTAATTTTTACATGGTTCTGGAAAGGGGAGTTTCTCACTTCATTAGCCATTTGCCTTTCCCTGATAGCCGTAATACTCGTAGCGGGTTTCATTGGTACCTTCACTCCCTTATTTTTGCACAAGAGGGGTATTGACCCGGCCATAGCCACAGGGCCGTTCATTACCACAAGTAATGATATTTTTGGCATTCTTATTTACTTCTCTATTGCTAAAATGGTATTGGGCATTTAG
- a CDS encoding VOC family protein translates to MVFEHLALNVTDIKKRVDWFVAHLGLKVVVAKENPPFMTFLADSTDRVIL, encoded by the coding sequence ATGGTTTTTGAACATTTAGCGTTGAACGTTACGGATATTAAGAAAAGAGTGGACTGGTTTGTAGCCCATCTGGGTCTTAAGGTGGTAGTTGCTAAAGAGAATCCGCCTTTTATGACGTTCTTGGCCGACTCCACAGATAGGGTGATATTATAA
- the rsmA gene encoding 16S rRNA (adenine(1518)-N(6)/adenine(1519)-N(6))-dimethyltransferase RsmA, which translates to MGKKKKKYYKSQHTEPWKEDSPVKAKKHLGQHFLKDEEIAQKIADTLSLDGYRNVIEIGPGTGVLTKYLLLQDVNLVAMDLDADSIVYLNHSFPLEHPKAMSGKSALQVVEADFLKYDLNSLFQGEQFAITGNFPYNISTQIVFKMLEMKELVPEFSGMFQKEVAKRICEGEGNKTYGILSVLVQAYYDAEYLFTVSPQVFDPPPKVQSGVLRLVRKKNFTLDCDEKLFFRVVKAAFNQRRKTIRNSLKTFDLSPELRGETIFDQRPEQLSVADFIELTKKVASDLE; encoded by the coding sequence ATGGGTAAGAAAAAAAAGAAGTATTATAAGAGTCAGCATACAGAACCTTGGAAAGAAGATAGTCCCGTAAAGGCAAAAAAACATCTTGGCCAACATTTTTTAAAGGATGAGGAAATCGCCCAAAAAATTGCGGACACCCTTTCTCTGGATGGTTATAGAAATGTAATAGAAATAGGCCCAGGTACCGGCGTACTCACTAAGTACTTGCTTTTACAAGATGTAAATTTAGTGGCGATGGACCTTGATGCGGATTCTATTGTTTACCTCAATCATAGTTTTCCGTTAGAACATCCAAAAGCGATGTCCGGCAAAAGCGCTTTGCAAGTAGTTGAAGCCGATTTTTTAAAATATGACCTGAATAGTCTATTTCAGGGTGAGCAATTTGCCATAACGGGTAACTTCCCCTACAACATATCAACTCAGATTGTTTTCAAAATGCTGGAAATGAAAGAGCTAGTACCCGAGTTTTCAGGCATGTTTCAAAAGGAGGTAGCCAAACGTATCTGCGAAGGAGAAGGCAATAAAACCTACGGCATCCTATCTGTTTTAGTACAGGCGTATTATGATGCGGAATACTTATTTACGGTATCTCCCCAAGTATTTGACCCTCCACCAAAAGTACAATCTGGTGTACTTCGTTTGGTCCGCAAAAAGAATTTCACCCTAGATTGCGATGAAAAATTGTTCTTTAGAGTTGTAAAGGCAGCCTTTAATCAACGCCGAAAAACTATTCGCAATAGCCTAAAGACTTTTGACCTTTCACCTGAGCTAAGGGGTGAAACTATTTTTGATCAACGACCCGAACAATTAAGCGTTGCTGATTTTATTGAATTGACAAAAAAAGTAGCTTCTGATCTGGAGTAA
- a CDS encoding DUF1801 domain-containing protein — translation MNYKADSPEGYIEQLPTERQEIISKIRETILKNLPEGFHEQINYGMLGYVVPHSIYPEGYHCDPKLPLPFMNLASQKNFVALYHSGIYADAELYDWFVSEYPKHCKRKLDMGKSCIRFKSMTDIPYELIASLCQKMTVTDWIQLYEKNTRPKK, via the coding sequence ATGAATTATAAAGCAGATTCGCCCGAAGGGTATATTGAGCAGCTCCCCACTGAAAGACAAGAGATTATCTCCAAAATACGGGAGACCATCCTTAAAAATCTGCCAGAGGGTTTTCACGAACAGATAAACTATGGCATGTTAGGATATGTGGTACCACATTCCATCTATCCAGAAGGGTATCATTGCGACCCAAAACTTCCCCTTCCATTCATGAATTTAGCTTCCCAAAAGAATTTTGTAGCACTCTATCATTCCGGTATTTATGCCGATGCCGAACTTTATGACTGGTTTGTGAGCGAATACCCAAAGCATTGCAAACGCAAATTAGATATGGGCAAAAGTTGTATTCGGTTTAAATCAATGACAGACATACCGTACGAACTCATTGCTTCGCTATGTCAAAAAATGACCGTAACCGATTGGATTCAACTTTACGAGAAAAATACAAGACCAAAAAAGTAA
- a CDS encoding HTTM domain-containing protein: MLNRFLFSKIDNSQLIIFRIFFGILISLECYGAILTGWIRRTLIEPKFTFNFIGFDWLQPLPGFGMYYYFFAMGTLGVLISLGYKYRFAIISFTVMWTCVYLMQKTSYNNHYYLLVLISLIMCFLPAHRSYSIDAKRNPHLQSNSMLTYVRWAIIFQLIIVYTYASIAKLYGDWLDFGIVRVLMLNKASYPIIGNLLQEPLLHKIIGISGILFDLLIVPALLWKPTRKIAFFASIFFHLFNSIVFQIGIFPYLALAFTVFFFEPETIRKIFFKKKKPYLLQKLEVPKYKNILFILGGLYFLVQLALPVRHHFIKDDVLWTEEGHRLSWRMMLRSRSGSLKFKVINKETGEKTTIKNEDYLTKKQLRRIGGYPDFIWQFAQRLKKEYAAKGEQIEVYAVNSRVSINGKPYRPFIDPKVDLAHVKWNYFWHNEWIYPSPESEKH; the protein is encoded by the coding sequence ATGTTGAATCGTTTTCTCTTTTCGAAAATCGATAATTCACAACTAATTATTTTCCGTATTTTCTTCGGAATATTGATTTCACTGGAATGTTATGGCGCCATTTTAACCGGTTGGATCAGAAGAACTTTAATTGAACCTAAATTCACTTTCAACTTTATCGGTTTTGATTGGCTGCAGCCCTTACCGGGTTTCGGAATGTATTATTACTTTTTCGCCATGGGTACACTTGGCGTACTAATCTCCTTGGGGTACAAATACCGTTTTGCCATCATTTCGTTCACCGTAATGTGGACATGTGTCTACCTGATGCAAAAAACATCGTACAACAATCACTATTACCTTTTAGTACTAATCTCGTTGATCATGTGCTTTTTACCGGCACACCGAAGTTATTCCATAGATGCAAAGAGAAACCCCCATTTGCAAAGTAATAGTATGTTAACGTATGTGAGGTGGGCTATAATTTTTCAATTGATTATCGTCTATACTTATGCCTCTATAGCAAAACTTTACGGAGATTGGTTAGATTTTGGCATTGTCCGCGTTCTTATGCTCAATAAGGCAAGTTACCCCATAATTGGAAATCTTTTACAAGAACCCCTCCTTCATAAAATTATAGGAATTTCCGGTATTTTATTCGACTTACTCATAGTACCGGCCCTCCTTTGGAAACCCACTCGAAAAATTGCTTTTTTCGCATCCATATTTTTTCATCTGTTCAATTCTATTGTTTTTCAAATTGGCATATTCCCTTATTTGGCATTAGCCTTTACAGTGTTCTTTTTTGAACCTGAAACGATTCGAAAAATATTCTTCAAAAAGAAAAAACCGTACCTGCTACAGAAGCTGGAAGTCCCTAAGTATAAAAACATCCTTTTTATACTTGGCGGTCTGTATTTCTTGGTACAGCTAGCATTACCCGTAAGACATCATTTTATAAAAGATGATGTGTTATGGACGGAAGAAGGCCATAGATTAAGTTGGCGCATGATGCTCAGAAGTCGTTCCGGATCCTTAAAGTTTAAAGTAATAAATAAGGAAACCGGTGAAAAAACTACAATAAAAAATGAAGATTACCTTACCAAAAAGCAACTGCGTAGAATTGGCGGCTACCCAGACTTTATTTGGCAATTTGCGCAAAGATTAAAAAAAGAATACGCAGCAAAAGGAGAGCAAATAGAGGTATACGCCGTGAACTCCAGAGTTAGTATTAACGGTAAACCTTACCGCCCGTTTATAGACCCTAAAGTAGATTTAGCCCATGTTAAATGGAATTACTTTTGGCATAACGAATGGATCTACCCCTCACCCGAATCAGAAAAGCATTAA
- a CDS encoding tetratricopeptide repeat protein, whose protein sequence is MKALYSIAILLITFSTVAQEDFLAKQYFNDGDFDKAVVYYEKLVDKNPRRTDYTEALIATYQQLERYTDAENLLSEKIKDANVFPTLLIEMGYNYRLQNLPEKAKEYYQKAISQIDKNPNYGYGIGYRFQKYALLDEALAAYSKAMKLNPQLDYNYQMARIYGEQGNIKKMYVSYLNLISEGKTSKSNVLRNIDDFITADAENENNITFKKILLQNAQKNPDILWNELLSWLFVQQKQYNSAFRQEKAIYKRMEGANMHRLNTLGNLALEESETETAQEIFQFIADNSGDAVTKLNAQLNLIDIQLLDPSEKELQTVQRQFDELINIHGYKSQTLQLQVAYANFLTFKKETPEMAVQILKQSLELPLNARGKAFVKLALGDILVYDKKFNEALIYFSQIQQNLKNDVLGQNARFKVAQTSFYKGDFDWALTQLKVLRSSTSQLIANDAMQLSLLISDNSLEDSTQTALKKYARADLLAYQNKTKEAIAELDGILENHKGEKIEDEALLKQGKLLESIKSYEAAEYNYQKITEFYANGILADDAHFALAELYRNTLNQPEKAKSYYEKIIYNYQDSYYFPQARKNFRILRGDAVN, encoded by the coding sequence ATGAAGGCTCTATATAGCATCGCCATTCTTCTTATTACGTTTTCCACTGTGGCCCAAGAAGACTTCTTGGCAAAGCAGTACTTTAACGATGGGGATTTTGACAAGGCTGTAGTGTACTATGAAAAATTGGTGGATAAAAACCCACGTAGAACCGACTACACCGAAGCACTTATTGCAACCTACCAGCAATTGGAACGCTATACGGACGCAGAGAACTTGTTATCCGAAAAAATTAAGGATGCCAATGTCTTTCCCACTTTATTAATTGAAATGGGGTATAACTACAGATTGCAAAACCTACCGGAAAAAGCAAAAGAATACTATCAAAAAGCAATTTCACAAATTGACAAAAATCCGAATTACGGGTATGGCATTGGTTATCGCTTTCAAAAATATGCACTTCTAGACGAAGCCCTCGCTGCCTATTCCAAAGCTATGAAGCTAAATCCCCAATTGGATTATAATTACCAGATGGCCCGCATTTATGGTGAACAGGGGAATATTAAAAAAATGTATGTTTCGTACCTCAACCTTATTAGTGAGGGCAAGACATCAAAATCTAACGTACTTAGGAATATAGATGATTTCATTACGGCAGATGCCGAAAATGAAAACAATATCACTTTCAAAAAAATACTCCTACAAAACGCCCAGAAGAATCCAGATATACTCTGGAACGAGCTTCTTAGTTGGTTATTTGTACAGCAAAAGCAATACAACAGCGCTTTTAGACAGGAAAAAGCCATTTATAAACGAATGGAAGGTGCAAACATGCATCGCCTTAATACCCTTGGTAATTTAGCGTTGGAAGAAAGTGAAACCGAAACCGCTCAAGAAATATTTCAATTTATAGCAGATAATAGTGGTGACGCCGTCACTAAGCTAAACGCTCAATTAAACCTTATTGATATTCAGCTTTTAGACCCTTCTGAAAAAGAGTTGCAAACCGTCCAAAGACAATTTGATGAACTAATCAACATACACGGCTACAAGTCTCAAACCCTGCAATTGCAAGTAGCATATGCAAACTTTCTGACCTTTAAAAAAGAAACTCCGGAAATGGCCGTCCAGATTCTAAAGCAAAGTTTAGAGCTTCCGCTAAACGCACGAGGAAAGGCTTTTGTAAAATTAGCCTTGGGTGATATTTTGGTCTATGACAAAAAATTTAATGAAGCGCTCATCTATTTTTCGCAAATACAACAAAACCTAAAAAATGATGTACTTGGGCAAAATGCAAGGTTTAAGGTGGCCCAGACCAGTTTCTACAAAGGTGATTTTGACTGGGCACTTACCCAACTTAAAGTACTAAGAAGCTCAACATCCCAGCTCATTGCCAATGATGCCATGCAATTAAGTTTATTAATCTCTGATAATTCCTTGGAAGATTCTACACAAACCGCTTTAAAGAAATATGCCCGAGCAGACCTTCTAGCCTATCAAAACAAAACAAAAGAAGCCATTGCTGAGCTTGATGGTATTCTTGAAAACCATAAAGGCGAAAAAATAGAGGACGAGGCCCTTCTTAAACAAGGAAAACTTCTAGAAAGCATCAAGTCCTATGAAGCCGCCGAATACAATTACCAAAAAATAACGGAGTTCTATGCCAATGGTATTTTGGCAGACGATGCGCATTTTGCGCTAGCAGAGCTCTATAGAAACACCTTGAATCAGCCTGAAAAAGCGAAGTCGTATTACGAGAAAATCATTTATAACTACCAGGACAGTTATTATTTTCCACAAGCGCGAAAGAATTTCAGAATACTAAGAGGAGATGCCGTGAATTAA
- a CDS encoding VOC family protein, with protein sequence MQLGNFSVSLNVKDIQASKQFYETLGFSVFAGEIDQNWLILKNGNATIGLFQGMFDKNILTFNPGWNSNAEALDSFNDVRELQKHFKEKGITLDLEADQKTTGPASIMLKDPDGNPILIDQHV encoded by the coding sequence ATGCAACTAGGCAACTTTTCCGTGAGCTTAAATGTCAAAGATATTCAGGCTTCCAAACAATTTTACGAAACTTTGGGCTTCTCAGTCTTTGCCGGTGAAATTGACCAAAATTGGCTAATCTTGAAAAACGGCAATGCCACCATTGGTCTATTTCAAGGTATGTTCGATAAAAATATACTGACTTTTAATCCCGGCTGGAATTCAAACGCAGAAGCGCTAGATTCTTTTAACGATGTACGAGAACTCCAAAAACACTTCAAAGAAAAAGGTATAACCTTAGATTTAGAAGCCGACCAAAAGACCACTGGTCCAGCTAGCATTATGCTAAAAGACCCAGATGGCAATCCTATTTTAATAGATCAACACGTGTGA
- the serS gene encoding serine--tRNA ligase has product MLQLHVVRDKKDDIINALKKRNIDAAPLIDDVLQLDEKRRSTQTALDTTLAESNKLSKEIGMLFKSGKAQEANVLKEKTGTLKEDSKKLSDELNTIAEELQKALYKIPNVPHDSVPAGNTDEDNEEIFKEGEVPTLIADALPHWELAKKYDIINFELGVKVTGAGFPVYKGKGARLQRALISYFLDKNAEAGYTEIQVPHLVNEASGLGTGQLPDKEGQMYHVGEDDLYLIPTAEVPVTNLFRDEIVAESDFPICYTAYTPCFRREAGSYGAHVRGLNRLHQFDKVEIVRVENPANSFKALDGMVEHVKNILRELKLPYRILRLCGGDLGFTSALTFDFEVFSTAQDRWLEISSVSNFETYQANRLKLRYKDENGKSQLAHTLNGSSLALPRVLAGILENYQTADGIEIPEVLVPYCGFSRID; this is encoded by the coding sequence ATGTTACAGCTACACGTAGTTCGAGACAAAAAAGACGACATCATAAATGCATTAAAAAAGCGAAATATAGATGCCGCACCTTTGATTGATGATGTATTACAATTGGATGAGAAAAGACGTTCAACACAAACGGCTTTGGACACTACCCTAGCGGAAAGCAACAAACTTTCCAAAGAAATAGGTATGCTCTTTAAAAGTGGTAAAGCCCAAGAAGCCAACGTGCTTAAAGAAAAAACGGGCACCCTAAAGGAAGACTCAAAAAAACTAAGCGATGAACTGAACACGATTGCCGAAGAGCTTCAAAAAGCACTTTACAAAATACCGAATGTACCTCATGACTCTGTTCCTGCAGGAAATACGGATGAAGATAACGAAGAGATATTCAAAGAAGGTGAGGTCCCTACTTTAATCGCAGATGCACTCCCCCACTGGGAATTGGCTAAAAAGTACGATATCATCAACTTTGAGCTGGGTGTAAAAGTCACCGGTGCTGGTTTCCCGGTCTACAAAGGAAAAGGTGCTCGATTACAACGTGCTTTAATTTCTTATTTTCTTGATAAGAATGCAGAAGCGGGTTATACGGAAATACAAGTGCCGCACTTGGTGAATGAAGCCTCCGGTCTTGGCACAGGGCAATTACCGGATAAAGAAGGGCAGATGTACCACGTAGGAGAAGATGATTTATATCTTATTCCAACAGCGGAAGTTCCTGTTACCAATCTTTTTCGTGATGAAATAGTAGCAGAAAGTGACTTCCCTATTTGTTATACCGCCTACACACCTTGTTTTAGAAGGGAAGCGGGTAGCTATGGCGCTCACGTTCGTGGCCTGAACCGTTTACACCAATTTGATAAAGTTGAAATTGTACGTGTGGAAAACCCTGCCAATTCGTTTAAGGCTTTAGATGGTATGGTAGAACATGTAAAAAACATCCTTAGAGAGCTTAAGTTGCCATATCGTATTCTTAGACTTTGTGGTGGTGACCTAGGTTTTACCTCTGCACTTACTTTTGATTTTGAGGTATTCTCTACCGCACAAGACCGTTGGTTGGAAATTAGTTCGGTTTCTAATTTTGAAACCTACCAAGCCAACCGATTGAAGTTACGGTATAAAGACGAAAACGGTAAAAGTCAGTTGGCACACACCTTAAACGGAAGTTCGTTAGCATTGCCAAGAGTATTAGCCGGGATTTTAGAAAACTACCAAACCGCAGACGGAATTGAAATTCCAGAAGTATTGGTTCCCTATTGTGGATTTAGTCGCATAGATTAA
- a CDS encoding VOC family protein: MKNRVTGLGGFFFKSNDPDRMKEWYKERLGLNTDRYGCTFWWKDKEGNDCSTQWSPMSKDTKYFEPSQKQFMMNFRVENLVELLEALKQEGVTIVGEIEEYDYGKFGWILDPEGNKLELWEPIDKAFL, from the coding sequence ATGAAAAACAGAGTTACCGGTCTAGGCGGATTCTTCTTTAAAAGTAATGACCCAGACCGTATGAAAGAATGGTATAAAGAACGGCTAGGATTAAATACGGACCGCTACGGATGTACCTTCTGGTGGAAGGATAAAGAAGGAAACGACTGCTCCACTCAATGGAGCCCAATGAGCAAAGACACCAAATATTTTGAACCCAGCCAAAAGCAATTCATGATGAATTTCAGGGTAGAAAACCTAGTTGAGCTTTTAGAAGCTTTAAAACAGGAAGGCGTTACCATCGTTGGGGAAATCGAAGAATATGATTATGGCAAATTCGGATGGATCTTAGACCCGGAAGGCAACAAACTAGAACTTTGGGAACCT
- a CDS encoding 2-hydroxyacid dehydrogenase yields MRILHVDVNHPLLIEQFNELGFQNDEDYTSSKGDIEAKIHEYDGLIIRSRFSIDSEFLNKASKLKFIGRLGAGLENIDVRHAEDHGIFLAPAPEGNRNAVGEHTLGMLLSLLNKLQKADTEVRTGKWDREGNRGIELDGKTVGIIGYGNMGKAFAKKLRGFDVEVICYDIQGGVGDENARQVGIMELNQRTDVLSLHVPQTEPTIGMINTEFIEKFHNPFWLLNTARGKAVVSEDLVSALKSGKILGAGLDVLEYEKASFENMFATTATCEVDLTKMPEAFQYLIQANNVLLTPHVAGWTIESLEKLAQTVVDKVKAKFC; encoded by the coding sequence ATGAGAATTTTACACGTAGATGTCAACCATCCTCTATTAATAGAACAATTTAATGAATTAGGCTTTCAGAATGATGAGGATTATACCTCCTCAAAAGGAGATATTGAAGCCAAAATCCATGAATACGACGGACTTATTATTCGCAGCAGATTTAGCATTGACAGTGAATTTCTGAACAAAGCTTCCAAACTTAAATTCATAGGAAGACTAGGCGCCGGATTGGAAAATATTGATGTTCGCCATGCCGAAGACCATGGCATATTTCTGGCACCCGCTCCAGAGGGCAATAGAAATGCAGTAGGAGAACATACGTTAGGTATGCTTTTATCCCTGTTGAACAAACTACAAAAAGCCGATACCGAAGTGCGTACCGGAAAATGGGATCGTGAAGGTAACCGTGGCATTGAACTGGATGGCAAAACCGTTGGTATTATCGGTTATGGAAATATGGGCAAGGCTTTCGCCAAAAAACTGCGTGGTTTTGATGTGGAAGTAATTTGTTATGATATTCAAGGTGGTGTAGGCGATGAAAATGCACGCCAAGTGGGCATTATGGAACTGAACCAACGTACCGATGTTTTGAGCTTGCACGTACCCCAAACGGAGCCTACCATTGGCATGATCAATACTGAGTTCATAGAGAAATTCCATAATCCGTTTTGGTTGTTAAACACAGCAAGAGGTAAGGCGGTCGTTAGCGAGGATTTAGTTTCCGCCCTTAAATCGGGTAAAATTCTGGGAGCTGGCCTAGATGTTCTAGAATACGAAAAAGCTTCGTTCGAAAATATGTTTGCCACAACCGCAACCTGTGAGGTAGACCTAACCAAAATGCCGGAAGCTTTTCAATATTTGATTCAGGCCAATAATGTATTGCTTACACCCCATGTAGCGGGATGGACTATTGAAAGTCTTGAAAAACTGGCACAGACCGTTGTAGACAAAGTAAAAGCAAAATTTTGTTAA
- a CDS encoding DUF4286 family protein, translated as MYIYNVTTNIEESVHDEWLVWMREVHIPDVLATGKFLNAKMSKIMVEEDMGGISYSVQFTTLSKEELLRYYSEDAPRLREDAHKRFPNKFVSFRTEMEIVSEH; from the coding sequence ATGTATATATACAACGTAACAACCAACATAGAGGAATCCGTTCATGATGAATGGCTGGTTTGGATGCGCGAAGTCCATATTCCGGACGTGCTTGCAACCGGAAAATTCCTGAATGCCAAAATGAGTAAAATTATGGTGGAGGAAGATATGGGCGGCATAAGTTATTCCGTACAATTTACCACTTTAAGTAAAGAAGAGCTACTTCGCTATTACTCTGAAGACGCACCCAGATTACGGGAGGATGCCCACAAACGGTTTCCAAACAAATTTGTGTCCTTTAGAACTGAAATGGAGATTGTAAGTGAGCACTAA
- a CDS encoding VOC family protein, with protein sequence MYQKENEPFSNFKERQPATFHMAFVSDDAKLDKERLIREGASLVEEVKREGVHLVMLRDPWGMPLQLCQRANKF encoded by the coding sequence TTGTATCAAAAAGAGAACGAACCTTTTAGCAATTTTAAAGAACGGCAACCGGCAACATTCCATATGGCATTCGTTTCTGATGATGCTAAACTTGATAAAGAAAGGCTAATACGTGAAGGGGCATCTTTGGTAGAAGAAGTAAAACGTGAAGGGGTACATTTGGTTATGTTGCGTGACCCATGGGGAATGCCTTTACAACTTTGTCAACGGGCCAATAAGTTTTAA
- a CDS encoding gamma-glutamylcyclotransferase family protein, with protein MHYLFTYGTLQDRSIQLQVFERLLNGFTDGLMGFRISEEKIFGRYPVIEPTENKNQQVNGTVYELIDEELAKADQYEGSAYKKIKVDLISGVSAWVYVKA; from the coding sequence ATGCATTACCTATTTACCTACGGCACCCTTCAGGATCGTTCTATACAACTACAAGTGTTTGAGCGCTTATTGAATGGTTTCACAGATGGTTTGATGGGGTTTCGCATATCAGAAGAAAAAATATTTGGCAGATACCCCGTTATAGAACCTACCGAGAATAAGAATCAACAGGTTAACGGCACGGTTTATGAGCTGATTGATGAAGAGCTGGCGAAAGCCGACCAGTACGAGGGTTCTGCATATAAAAAAATTAAAGTCGATTTAATCTCTGGCGTTAGTGCCTGGGTTTATGTAAAGGCTTAA